The Solibacillus sp. FSL W7-1464 genome contains a region encoding:
- a CDS encoding LLM class flavin-dependent oxidoreductase: MRLSILDQSPISSNQTPHDALNWSMKLAQAGEALGYTRYWIAEHHDLSGLACPAPEVMLSYIGANTNRIRIGSGAVLLPHYRPYKVAETFNMLATLFPNRIDLGIGRAPGGSAEAMTALSGNFIKNVGSFPSLLRDLLHFLDDDFPTDSEYSKLSASPIPENPPVPWLLGTGKKSALLAAENGLPYTFGYFMSDQDGAAIISEYIDGFRPRKKGQTPQVIITVNVICGETTEKAEEVAASFLIWSLQMEKGEGHQGVPSINEAKQYKLTEKDTETLKKVRQKIIIGNPQEVKHKLFELRTKYQADEMMINTITYLPEDRIRSYELIAKEVYSEGFPLK; encoded by the coding sequence ATGAGATTAAGCATATTGGATCAATCCCCTATCTCTTCAAATCAAACTCCTCATGATGCACTAAACTGGTCAATGAAGTTAGCACAGGCTGGGGAGGCACTAGGATATACAAGATACTGGATTGCCGAACACCATGATTTATCTGGACTGGCATGTCCTGCACCTGAAGTAATGTTAAGCTATATCGGCGCTAACACGAATCGAATTCGTATAGGATCTGGCGCGGTTTTATTGCCTCATTACCGACCATATAAAGTTGCTGAGACCTTTAATATGCTAGCGACATTATTTCCAAATCGTATTGATTTAGGGATTGGTCGAGCGCCAGGAGGATCCGCTGAAGCGATGACTGCTTTGTCTGGTAATTTTATAAAAAATGTTGGAAGTTTTCCTTCCTTACTGAGAGATTTACTTCATTTTTTAGATGATGATTTTCCAACGGATAGCGAATATTCAAAGTTATCGGCGTCTCCCATACCTGAAAATCCGCCAGTACCTTGGCTCCTTGGAACGGGTAAAAAAAGTGCTTTACTAGCAGCGGAAAATGGTTTGCCGTATACTTTCGGTTATTTTATGAGCGATCAAGATGGGGCTGCTATTATTAGCGAATATATTGATGGCTTTAGACCAAGAAAAAAAGGGCAAACGCCACAAGTCATCATTACTGTTAACGTTATTTGTGGAGAGACTACGGAAAAAGCCGAAGAAGTTGCAGCAAGCTTTCTCATCTGGTCATTACAAATGGAAAAAGGGGAGGGGCATCAAGGAGTTCCTTCTATAAATGAAGCTAAGCAATATAAGCTAACTGAAAAAGATACAGAAACGTTGAAAAAAGTTAGACAAAAAATAATTATTGGTAATCCTCAAGAAGTGAAACATAAATTATTTGAGCTAAGAACAAAATACCAAGCAGATGAAATGATGATTAATACAATCACATACTTACCAGAAGATCGAATCCGATCGTATGAACTAATTGCAAAGGAAGTATATTCAGAAGGATTTCCCTTAAAGTAA
- a CDS encoding DUF3219 family protein: MVSQLILDDRVIQVSSYEEEKVNGRYKVSVIFDVTSEEYHDIATLLYNGTFDVKIPEKALMFRGTIYNYSTSITNLYEKNQVGQYKLTLVEEKD; encoded by the coding sequence TTGGTCAGTCAACTAATATTAGATGACCGAGTAATTCAAGTAAGTAGCTATGAAGAAGAAAAAGTAAATGGGCGCTATAAAGTCTCCGTCATTTTTGACGTGACAAGTGAAGAATATCATGACATCGCGACGTTACTTTACAACGGAACATTTGACGTAAAGATTCCTGAGAAAGCATTAATGTTTAGAGGAACGATTTACAACTATTCCACGTCTATTACAAATTTGTATGAAAAAAATCAGGTAGGACAGTATAAGCTGACTTTAGTGGAGGAAAAGGACTGA
- a CDS encoding AAA family ATPase, with product MQVKLPNGAIVLLIGPSNSGKSTLLQSLVDSGQLLESEIISSDYYRRLVADIDFIDFTAISKNDEDMVYEEYQRISEQAFHALHTIVEARAKLNKVSIIDATNLRGFERAKYFEIAKRHHVPVLALILNTPKEQLLARDMLRDNPRGRKRVLLQFNTLKYELKAIKKEPFAKIYKVNDESVEIVREPNKLYLEIENGFDIIGDIHGCYDEMLVLLKDLGYEQRGNVYVHPAGRRLISVGDIMSRGPKSLETMQFWLNQIEAGLSYMTDSNHGWKIARWLDGKNVSLNHGDELVEQEFTEYEKVHGEDAAKALKERFVSMLLKAPSHYILTKNKITKAVVTHAGIKDHYIGKESKRISDFCRYGDIQQTDSSSKPVRGDWFSQHKTSELIIWGHDVKVQPFKANRTINIDQGVVFGGELTAFQYPEQTFKSVKAFANYAGTEDNPILEAKNKRFSSPNAAQFINGFAVHTTSGDQITIPKENALAAMDTFSHYTLPLEQVIYIPPTMSPTPQTSALPAYLEHPAEAFHYYKKNGIQKMIAQKKHMGSRTVIFIAKNKEVAKELINSDSLGYITTRTGRAFFEQKEQQQMVEKIHAELAAKNYFEQFNTNFVLMDAEILPWNLKAQSLIDQQYETVAENALMDRYKIIEKLKATEQVDVTSWLDEYTDKYKNAARFDAVFRNYCWPTNELSGIQIAPFHILAHSSTTNFHQSHSWHMNMNAYLAENSSLFIPTEYRLIESEMDEQEVINWWQDMTENGHEGIVIKPFDFLAYHKGKLLQPAIKVRGREYLRIIYGMDYTNEVFMKKLKQRNPSRKMKNALLEFKLGLEGISRFISLESSNRVHECVLATLALESDTIDPRL from the coding sequence ATGCAAGTTAAACTTCCAAACGGGGCGATCGTACTTTTAATTGGGCCATCAAATAGTGGGAAATCCACATTACTGCAATCATTAGTCGATTCGGGTCAGCTTCTTGAAAGCGAGATCATTAGCTCCGACTACTATCGTCGGCTTGTGGCGGATATCGATTTTATCGATTTTACAGCTATATCTAAAAATGATGAGGATATGGTTTACGAAGAATATCAGCGCATTTCAGAGCAGGCATTTCATGCGCTTCATACGATTGTGGAAGCCCGTGCAAAGCTAAATAAAGTATCGATTATTGATGCAACAAATTTACGCGGCTTTGAACGCGCCAAATATTTTGAAATTGCTAAGCGTCATCATGTACCCGTTTTAGCGCTTATTTTAAATACACCAAAAGAGCAGCTACTGGCACGTGATATGTTGCGTGATAACCCTAGAGGTCGTAAACGTGTGCTTCTGCAATTTAATACGTTGAAATATGAGTTGAAAGCAATAAAGAAAGAGCCCTTTGCCAAAATTTATAAAGTAAATGACGAAAGCGTCGAGATCGTGCGAGAACCGAATAAGCTTTATTTAGAAATCGAAAACGGTTTTGATATTATCGGGGATATTCATGGCTGCTATGACGAGATGCTTGTGCTCTTGAAGGATCTTGGCTATGAGCAGCGCGGCAATGTATATGTTCACCCAGCTGGCCGCCGATTAATTTCTGTAGGCGACATTATGAGCCGCGGTCCTAAATCACTTGAAACGATGCAATTTTGGTTGAATCAGATCGAAGCAGGATTAAGCTATATGACAGACAGCAATCATGGCTGGAAAATAGCGCGCTGGTTAGACGGGAAAAATGTATCTCTTAATCACGGGGACGAACTTGTCGAGCAAGAATTTACCGAGTACGAAAAGGTGCATGGCGAAGATGCTGCAAAGGCGCTAAAGGAGCGTTTTGTAAGCATGCTATTAAAGGCACCGTCACATTATATTTTAACGAAAAATAAGATCACAAAAGCTGTTGTTACACATGCTGGTATAAAGGACCATTACATCGGCAAGGAATCTAAACGCATATCTGATTTTTGTCGATACGGTGATATTCAGCAAACGGACAGCTCCAGTAAGCCTGTACGCGGGGACTGGTTTTCGCAGCACAAAACGAGCGAGCTGATCATTTGGGGACATGATGTGAAAGTACAGCCGTTTAAAGCAAACCGGACGATTAATATTGACCAAGGTGTTGTATTCGGCGGGGAGCTTACGGCATTTCAATATCCTGAGCAGACATTCAAAAGTGTGAAGGCATTCGCGAATTATGCCGGGACTGAGGACAACCCTATTTTAGAGGCGAAAAATAAGCGGTTCAGCTCGCCAAATGCTGCACAATTTATAAATGGCTTTGCGGTTCATACAACGAGCGGGGATCAAATAACAATTCCGAAAGAAAATGCATTGGCAGCAATGGATACATTTTCCCACTATACATTGCCTTTGGAGCAGGTAATTTACATCCCGCCAACAATGAGTCCAACCCCACAAACATCGGCGTTACCGGCTTATTTGGAACACCCTGCAGAGGCGTTTCATTACTATAAGAAAAACGGTATCCAAAAAATGATAGCCCAGAAGAAGCATATGGGCAGCCGCACTGTCATCTTTATTGCAAAAAATAAAGAAGTGGCAAAGGAGCTTATTAACAGTGATAGCCTCGGCTACATTACAACACGTACGGGCCGCGCTTTCTTTGAACAAAAAGAGCAGCAACAGATGGTGGAAAAAATCCATGCGGAACTAGCCGCCAAAAATTACTTCGAGCAATTTAATACAAATTTCGTCTTAATGGACGCCGAAATTCTACCTTGGAATTTAAAAGCACAAAGCTTAATCGATCAGCAATATGAAACGGTCGCTGAAAATGCGTTGATGGACCGCTATAAAATCATCGAAAAGTTGAAAGCCACAGAGCAAGTGGACGTGACGAGCTGGCTGGATGAATATACCGATAAATATAAAAATGCTGCACGCTTCGACGCGGTTTTCAGAAACTATTGCTGGCCAACAAATGAGCTTTCAGGTATACAAATCGCACCGTTCCATATTCTTGCACATAGCTCAACGACAAACTTCCACCAGTCTCATAGCTGGCATATGAATATGAATGCGTATTTGGCCGAGAATAGCTCGCTCTTTATACCGACAGAATACCGTTTGATCGAAAGCGAAATGGATGAGCAGGAAGTAATCAATTGGTGGCAGGACATGACTGAAAATGGACATGAAGGCATTGTTATTAAACCGTTCGATTTCCTGGCTTATCATAAAGGGAAATTACTGCAGCCGGCTATTAAAGTGCGGGGTCGTGAATATTTACGGATCATTTATGGTATGGACTATACAAATGAAGTCTTCATGAAAAAGTTGAAACAGCGTAACCCTTCCCGTAAAATGAAAAACGCTTTATTGGAATTTAAATTAGGGCTGGAAGGGATTTCACGCTTTATAAGTTTGGAAAGCAGCAATCGTGTACATGAATGTGTACTTGCAACGCTTGCGTTAGAAAGCGATACAATCGATCCGCGTTTATAA
- the istB gene encoding IS21-like element helper ATPase IstB: MDKQKEMIEMCKELRLPSIRSLLEQEVLFEQHTTPADFLYFALKQEMEDRYVRAKANRIRLANFPEKKLLEELDVEALPQNAAVRLPHLKELKFIQEKQNVLLIGSPGTGKTHLAIGLGIEACLAGYKVYFTSVASLVNQLKESRSARTLRSFELKFEKYDLVIIDELGYISFDKEGAELLFTHLSLRAGRAATIITSNLTFERWEEVFHDPVLTSALTDRLTHRAHIINMIGGSYRILETKEWIEQSNF, translated from the coding sequence ATGGACAAGCAAAAAGAGATGATTGAAATGTGTAAAGAATTACGTTTACCAAGTATTCGTTCTTTACTTGAACAAGAAGTATTATTTGAACAACATACAACCCCGGCTGACTTTCTCTATTTCGCTTTAAAACAGGAAATGGAGGACCGATACGTGCGAGCAAAAGCTAATCGAATTCGATTAGCCAACTTCCCAGAGAAAAAGCTATTAGAGGAATTAGATGTAGAGGCACTGCCGCAAAATGCGGCGGTTCGCCTTCCTCATTTGAAGGAACTAAAGTTTATACAGGAGAAGCAAAATGTATTATTAATTGGCTCACCTGGTACCGGTAAAACCCATCTTGCGATTGGATTAGGCATTGAAGCCTGTTTAGCGGGCTATAAAGTGTATTTCACAAGTGTAGCATCACTTGTGAATCAATTAAAGGAAAGCCGTTCTGCGAGAACATTGCGCTCCTTTGAACTAAAATTTGAGAAGTATGATTTAGTCATCATCGATGAACTCGGGTACATTTCATTCGATAAAGAAGGAGCAGAACTTCTGTTCACGCACTTATCGTTACGTGCCGGTCGAGCAGCGACAATTATAACAAGTAATCTAACGTTTGAACGCTGGGAAGAAGTATTCCACGATCCAGTATTAACATCAGCTTTAACCGATCGACTCACGCATCGAGCGCACATCATCAACATGATTGGTGGCTCCTATCGAATTTTAGAAACGAAAGAATGGATCGAACAGAGCAATTTTTAG